CCGGAATATACGCCGACACCACGTTTCCATTAGTCAGGCGGACTCTGCACGCCTTTCTCTGAGCAgaatttggtttcttcgGCTTTAAAACCATTACACGTAACACTACACCTTTTCGCTGGGGACATTGGTCTAGCTGCGGGGCGGTAGTCACCTTCTTGCGTCTTGGAGGACCCGACCCTCTTTTGATCTGGTTTAACGTAGCTTGCATTGTAGTAGTCGTGGAAAACAATCGTTGCGCATGCTTCAAGGGCGCACACCATGTGTTGGACATCAACCTCGACAACATGGCTCCTGTTAGCCTGCTCCCGTTCTGATCCACCTACAGCTTCACTGTCTTTTCCCTGGATATAtgtgttttttcttcccgCAAACCGTCTTTTCGCTCGGGTAAGAAGCAAATGTTACACGgtaatattaataatactattgttttatatatatatatatatatacagcTTGAGCCTGCTCTGGTCTGGGCCTATTTACATGGCGAGGCCACTATGTACGTAGCGGATATGCATATAAGCGTGCACGCACAACGTTTCTCCTCATTTGTTCTTGGTTTGGGTATAACTGAACCGCTTCCTGGTGGGCGCAAACTCGCCCAGTTTGTGGCCCACCATGTCTTCTGAAACCTCAATAGGTACGTACTCCTTACCGTTGTGAATCTGGAACTTGAGCCCCACGAACTGAGGCAGAACCGTGGCGGACCTTGCATTTGTTCTTATCGGAGCGCCCTTCGTCATGGCGTCCCTTATGGGGAGCGGTACGATGTTCGGACCCTTCCACACCGACCGTGATAACAGTCTAGCAGCGGGTTGCATCTTATCCTTGGTGGTGACTGCTTCTGCTGGATGCTGCACTGCCCTTGCAATGGAGACCTCTGTACCTTAAACTTTGGCTGAATCTTCACTAGCTGTTTCCAAACTGCCATTTCTGCTTTCAACGTGGGTGGTGATACAAAAGTTCCATTGCCGGGTGacgttgaaaaatttgaaaaataaaatcaaagattGTATGACATAAGAGGACATGAGCAGCGATGAGATGAGCTCGAGGCTGAACCATTGTAAGTGACGCATAGCCAATAGCGACAATGTTTGCCTCAAGATTCGACCCTTCTCAGTTGAAAGCTGCTGTGACTGCTGCACCAGAAAAAACCGTCAAGCCCACACCACAGGCCATCGTGCCTTTGAAAAGACAGGCCACTGGACCCGCTAGTGAAGACGACGATGCGTCTGACCAGGAATCAGATGATAGTTCCGAGAAAAACGCAGGAAATGATGACCGCATGCAAGTGGTCAGTGGGGCTAGCGAAGAAGAGTCCAGCGAAGTAGAAGATGAGGAGAGCAAACCGAGCACCCATAACACCGTACTTTCAAGATTCAAGCAAACAGTGTCATTGCAAGATAGACTGGATGCGTCTGATGTTGTCGGGGGGAGCGGAGACGAGGTTCTAGAGGACGATACCGTTCCGTCAC
The Saccharomyces kudriavzevii IFO 1802 strain IFO1802 genome assembly, chromosome: 14 DNA segment above includes these coding regions:
- the RSM19 gene encoding mitochondrial 37S ribosomal protein uS19m (similar to Saccharomyces cerevisiae RSM19 (YNR037C); ancestral locus Anc_6.354), which translates into the protein MQPAARLLSRSVWKGPNIVPLPIRDAMTKGAPIRTNARSATVLPQFVGLKFQIHNGKEYVPIEVSEDMVGHKLGEFAPTRKRFSYTQTKNK
- the MRPS12 gene encoding mitochondrial 37S ribosomal protein uS12m (similar to Saccharomyces cerevisiae MRPS12 (YNR036C); ancestral locus Anc_6.352) — its product is MLSRLMSNTWCAPLKHAQRLFSTTTTMQATLNQIKRGSGPPRRKKVTTAPQLDQCPQRKGVVLRVMVLKPKKPNSAQRKACRVRLTNGNVVSAYIPGEGHDAQEHSIVYVRGGRCQDLPGVKYHVIRGTGDLSGVVNRISSRSKYGAKKPTKS